In Ovis aries strain OAR_USU_Benz2616 breed Rambouillet chromosome 14, ARS-UI_Ramb_v3.0, whole genome shotgun sequence, a single genomic region encodes these proteins:
- the LOC101117269 gene encoding craniofacial development protein 2 isoform X2, giving the protein MEEFDSKDISTSKDEDCVPLGGECHEDDINELMKEDEVDGEEETQKTKGTKRKAESVLARKRKQGRLSLDQEEEEDANRESGGNISEKEDAAAEREKGAESEDARGKEDEVLASSVSDVEPKSELPPSTQSKTGEETEETSASHVVKAEELEKPKEAEEVKLTKSPLAGEEVRFLTQQGRLSGRTSEDEPRRSEGVQHAAGEERRADTNTSSKNEAAGPKWKGQPAVDVSGDESKLRCCKEEYCIGTWNVRSMNPGKLDVVKQEMERINIDILGISELKWTGMGELNSDDHYIYYCGQQSLRRNGVALIVNKRVRNAIIGCNLKNDRMISVRFQGKPFNLTVIQVYAPTPYAEEGEVYRFYEDLQHLLEITPKIDVLFIIGDWNAKVGSQEIPGITGRFGLGMQNEAGRRLIEFCHHNRLVITNTLFQQPSRRLYTWTSPDGRYRDQIDYIICRQRWRSSVQSAKTRPGADCGSDHKLLIAKFRLKLKIIPKTTRPFRVTNEEDATNEEAKSVLKQNEKEKPEANVPSTVSSVPGGSGVTKEVGETSQEAKSVFKQDEKDKPQADVPAAVPSLPAGSGPEKRDLEKKKDCNN; this is encoded by the exons ATGGAGGAATTCGACTCCAAAGACATTTCCACTTCGAAGGACGAGGACTGCGTGCCGTTGG GTGGAGAGTGTCATGAAGAtgatataaatgaattaatgaaggaAGATGAAGTGGATGGCGaagaagagacacagaaaacCAAAGGGACAAAAAGAAAGGCTGAGAGCGTTCTGGCCAG GAAGAGAAAACAAGGTCGCCTCTCACTAGaccaagaggaggaggaggatgccAACAGGGAATCTGGAGGGAATATTAGTGAAAAGGAAGATGCAGCTGCAGAACGGGAAAAAGGCGCTGAGTCAGAGGATGCCAGGGGAAAGGAGGATGAAGTGCTGGCCAGCTCCGTCAGTGATGTAGAACCAAAATCAGAACTGCCTCCGAGTACACAAAGCAAA ACAGGAGAGGAGACTGAAGAGACAAGTGCAAGTCATGTGGTCAAAGCGGAAGAGCTAGAGAaacctaaagaagcagaagaagtTAAACTCACCAAATCACCTCTTGCTGGTGAAGAAGTCAG GTTTCTTACACAGCAGGGAAGGCTGTCTGGCAGGACATCGGAAGATGAGCCCCGCAGGTCCGAAGGTGTTCAGCATGCTGCTGGTGAAGAGCGTCGGGCCGATACTAACACCTCCAGTAAGAACGAAGctgctgggccaaagtggaaaggaCAGCCAGCTGTCGATGTGTCTGGTGACGAAAGTAAactccgatgctgtaaagaagaatactgcataggaacctggaacgttagatccatgaatccaggtaaattggatgtggtgaagcaggagatggaaagaataaacatcgacatcttaggaatcagtgaactaaaatggacgggaatgggcgaattgaattcagatgaccattatatctattactgtgggcaacagtctcttagaagaaatggagtcgcccttatagtcaacaaaagagtccgaaatgcaataattgggtgcaatctgaaaaacgacaggatgatttcagttcgtttccaaggcaaaccattcaacctcacagtaatccaagtctatgccccaactccttatgctgaagaaggtgaagtttaccggttctatgaagacctacaacaccttctggAAATTACACcgaaaatagatgtccttttcatcataggggattggaatgcaaaagtgggaagtcaagagatacctggaataacaggccggtttggccttggaatgcaaaatgaagcagggcgaaggctaatagagttttgtcaccACAACAggctggtcataacaaacacccttttccagcaACCTAGTAGacgtctctacacatggacatcaccagatggtcgataccgagatcagattgattatattatttgtcgccaaagatggagaagctctgtacagtcagcaaaaacaagacctggagctgactgtggctcagatcataagctccttattgcaaagttcaggcttaagttgaagaTAATACCAAAAACGACtcggccattcag AGTGACTAATGAAGAGGATGCCACAAATGAAGAAGCAAAATCCGTCTTAAagcagaatgagaaagaaaagcctGAGGCTAACGTCCCTTCAACTGTGTCCTCAGTTCCTGGTGGGTCAGG CGTGACTAAGGAAGTAGGTGAAACATCTCAAGAAGCGAAATCTGTGTTCAAGCAAGATGAGAAAGACAAACCTCAAGCTGATGTCCCTGCAGCGGTGCCATCGCTTCCTGCTGGGTCAGG
- the LOC101117269 gene encoding craniofacial development protein 2 isoform X3: MEEFDSKDISTSKDEDCVPLGGECHEDDINELMKEDEVDGEEETQKTKGTKRKAESVLARKRKQGRLSLDQEEEEDANRESGGNISEKEDAAAEREKGAESEDARGKEDEVLASSVSDVEPKSELPPSTQSKTGEETEETSASHVVKAEELEKPKEAEEVKLTKSPLAGEEVRFLTQQGRLSGRTSEDEPRRSEGVQHAAGEERRADTNTSSKNEAAGPKWKGQPAVDVSGDESKLRCCKEEYCIGTWNVRSMNPGKLDVVKQEMERINIDILGISELKWTGMGELNSDDHYIYYCGQQSLRRNGVALIVNKRVRNAIIGCNLKNDRMISVRFQGKPFNLTVIQVYAPTPYAEEGEVYRFYEDLQHLLEITPKIDVLFIIGDWNAKVGSQEIPGITGRFGLGMQNEAGRRLIEFCHHNRLVITNTLFQQPSRRLYTWTSPDGRYRDQIDYIICRQRWRSSVQSAKTRPGADCGSDHKLLIAKFRLKLKIIPKTTRPFRVTNEEDATNEEAKSVLKQNEKEKPEANVPSTVSSVPGGSGVTKEVGETSQEAKSVFKQDEKDKPQADVPAAVPSLPAGSG; the protein is encoded by the exons ATGGAGGAATTCGACTCCAAAGACATTTCCACTTCGAAGGACGAGGACTGCGTGCCGTTGG GTGGAGAGTGTCATGAAGAtgatataaatgaattaatgaaggaAGATGAAGTGGATGGCGaagaagagacacagaaaacCAAAGGGACAAAAAGAAAGGCTGAGAGCGTTCTGGCCAG GAAGAGAAAACAAGGTCGCCTCTCACTAGaccaagaggaggaggaggatgccAACAGGGAATCTGGAGGGAATATTAGTGAAAAGGAAGATGCAGCTGCAGAACGGGAAAAAGGCGCTGAGTCAGAGGATGCCAGGGGAAAGGAGGATGAAGTGCTGGCCAGCTCCGTCAGTGATGTAGAACCAAAATCAGAACTGCCTCCGAGTACACAAAGCAAA ACAGGAGAGGAGACTGAAGAGACAAGTGCAAGTCATGTGGTCAAAGCGGAAGAGCTAGAGAaacctaaagaagcagaagaagtTAAACTCACCAAATCACCTCTTGCTGGTGAAGAAGTCAG GTTTCTTACACAGCAGGGAAGGCTGTCTGGCAGGACATCGGAAGATGAGCCCCGCAGGTCCGAAGGTGTTCAGCATGCTGCTGGTGAAGAGCGTCGGGCCGATACTAACACCTCCAGTAAGAACGAAGctgctgggccaaagtggaaaggaCAGCCAGCTGTCGATGTGTCTGGTGACGAAAGTAAactccgatgctgtaaagaagaatactgcataggaacctggaacgttagatccatgaatccaggtaaattggatgtggtgaagcaggagatggaaagaataaacatcgacatcttaggaatcagtgaactaaaatggacgggaatgggcgaattgaattcagatgaccattatatctattactgtgggcaacagtctcttagaagaaatggagtcgcccttatagtcaacaaaagagtccgaaatgcaataattgggtgcaatctgaaaaacgacaggatgatttcagttcgtttccaaggcaaaccattcaacctcacagtaatccaagtctatgccccaactccttatgctgaagaaggtgaagtttaccggttctatgaagacctacaacaccttctggAAATTACACcgaaaatagatgtccttttcatcataggggattggaatgcaaaagtgggaagtcaagagatacctggaataacaggccggtttggccttggaatgcaaaatgaagcagggcgaaggctaatagagttttgtcaccACAACAggctggtcataacaaacacccttttccagcaACCTAGTAGacgtctctacacatggacatcaccagatggtcgataccgagatcagattgattatattatttgtcgccaaagatggagaagctctgtacagtcagcaaaaacaagacctggagctgactgtggctcagatcataagctccttattgcaaagttcaggcttaagttgaagaTAATACCAAAAACGACtcggccattcag AGTGACTAATGAAGAGGATGCCACAAATGAAGAAGCAAAATCCGTCTTAAagcagaatgagaaagaaaagcctGAGGCTAACGTCCCTTCAACTGTGTCCTCAGTTCCTGGTGGGTCAGG CGTGACTAAGGAAGTAGGTGAAACATCTCAAGAAGCGAAATCTGTGTTCAAGCAAGATGAGAAAGACAAACCTCAAGCTGATGTCCCTGCAGCGGTGCCATCGCTTCCTGCTGGGTCAGGGTGA
- the LOC101117269 gene encoding craniofacial development protein 2 isoform X1 — protein MEEFDSKDISTSKDEDCVPLGGECHEDDINELMKEDEVDGEEETQKTKGTKRKAESVLARKRKQGRLSLDQEEEEDANRESGGNISEKEDAAAEREKGAESEDARGKEDEVLASSVSDVEPKSELPPSTQSKTGEETEETSASHVVKAEELEKPKEAEEVKLTKSPLAGEEVRFLTQQGRLSGRTSEDEPRRSEGVQHAAGEERRADTNTSSKNEAAGPKWKGQPAVDVSGDESKLRCCKEEYCIGTWNVRSMNPGKLDVVKQEMERINIDILGISELKWTGMGELNSDDHYIYYCGQQSLRRNGVALIVNKRVRNAIIGCNLKNDRMISVRFQGKPFNLTVIQVYAPTPYAEEGEVYRFYEDLQHLLEITPKIDVLFIIGDWNAKVGSQEIPGITGRFGLGMQNEAGRRLIEFCHHNRLVITNTLFQQPSRRLYTWTSPDGRYRDQIDYIICRQRWRSSVQSAKTRPGADCGSDHKLLIAKFRLKLKIIPKTTRPFRVTNEEDATNEEAKSVLKQNEKEKPEANVPSTVSSVPGGSGVDRAECTEDFTFKNVTKEVGETSQEAKSVFKQDEKDKPQADVPAAVPSLPAGSGPEKRDLEKKKDCNN, from the exons ATGGAGGAATTCGACTCCAAAGACATTTCCACTTCGAAGGACGAGGACTGCGTGCCGTTGG GTGGAGAGTGTCATGAAGAtgatataaatgaattaatgaaggaAGATGAAGTGGATGGCGaagaagagacacagaaaacCAAAGGGACAAAAAGAAAGGCTGAGAGCGTTCTGGCCAG GAAGAGAAAACAAGGTCGCCTCTCACTAGaccaagaggaggaggaggatgccAACAGGGAATCTGGAGGGAATATTAGTGAAAAGGAAGATGCAGCTGCAGAACGGGAAAAAGGCGCTGAGTCAGAGGATGCCAGGGGAAAGGAGGATGAAGTGCTGGCCAGCTCCGTCAGTGATGTAGAACCAAAATCAGAACTGCCTCCGAGTACACAAAGCAAA ACAGGAGAGGAGACTGAAGAGACAAGTGCAAGTCATGTGGTCAAAGCGGAAGAGCTAGAGAaacctaaagaagcagaagaagtTAAACTCACCAAATCACCTCTTGCTGGTGAAGAAGTCAG GTTTCTTACACAGCAGGGAAGGCTGTCTGGCAGGACATCGGAAGATGAGCCCCGCAGGTCCGAAGGTGTTCAGCATGCTGCTGGTGAAGAGCGTCGGGCCGATACTAACACCTCCAGTAAGAACGAAGctgctgggccaaagtggaaaggaCAGCCAGCTGTCGATGTGTCTGGTGACGAAAGTAAactccgatgctgtaaagaagaatactgcataggaacctggaacgttagatccatgaatccaggtaaattggatgtggtgaagcaggagatggaaagaataaacatcgacatcttaggaatcagtgaactaaaatggacgggaatgggcgaattgaattcagatgaccattatatctattactgtgggcaacagtctcttagaagaaatggagtcgcccttatagtcaacaaaagagtccgaaatgcaataattgggtgcaatctgaaaaacgacaggatgatttcagttcgtttccaaggcaaaccattcaacctcacagtaatccaagtctatgccccaactccttatgctgaagaaggtgaagtttaccggttctatgaagacctacaacaccttctggAAATTACACcgaaaatagatgtccttttcatcataggggattggaatgcaaaagtgggaagtcaagagatacctggaataacaggccggtttggccttggaatgcaaaatgaagcagggcgaaggctaatagagttttgtcaccACAACAggctggtcataacaaacacccttttccagcaACCTAGTAGacgtctctacacatggacatcaccagatggtcgataccgagatcagattgattatattatttgtcgccaaagatggagaagctctgtacagtcagcaaaaacaagacctggagctgactgtggctcagatcataagctccttattgcaaagttcaggcttaagttgaagaTAATACCAAAAACGACtcggccattcag AGTGACTAATGAAGAGGATGCCACAAATGAAGAAGCAAAATCCGTCTTAAagcagaatgagaaagaaaagcctGAGGCTAACGTCCCTTCAACTGTGTCCTCAGTTCCTGGTGGGTCAGG TGTTGACAGAGCTGAATGTACAGAGGACTTCACGTTTAAAAA CGTGACTAAGGAAGTAGGTGAAACATCTCAAGAAGCGAAATCTGTGTTCAAGCAAGATGAGAAAGACAAACCTCAAGCTGATGTCCCTGCAGCGGTGCCATCGCTTCCTGCTGGGTCAGG